The window GTTCCAAAAGACACAAATATGACAGAATTTGGTTCTTGTTTATCCAGCCAATCTATACATATACTGggttttcttgattcttttttgGCAAACGGTTTCAGTGGGTTTAATGGACCAACAGCCCATTGTTTGTGACTTGCAATTTTTCCTTTTGATAGCAAATCAAGATATAATCCTTCAATTTCATAGCAAGAATTGTATAAATCACCAGAATTAACCATTTCCCTAAACTCTGTTTGTACTTTGGTATATTCTAAAAATTCTTGAGTTAAACAATCTTCCATAGATGGAAGATTCTTAACAAATTCATATTCAGTACTTTTATCCCAAGAGTGATAAGTAAAAGCTGACGCACTACGAAAGCTATAACACTCAACATTTGCTATATTAGGAGCATCTTGAAGTACCCAAGCTATTAAAGAATCATAAATAACAATAACTCTTTTGTTACTACACGATAGTTCACGTAAAAGAGAAGTAATTGGATGACGTAGATGACACGTGGCGCGTAAAGTAGGCATTAATTGGGAAGGGAATTTAGTGGTGGAATTTGGGTTAGGTGGTGGATTTTCGTAACATGGTGTTGGCAATTCGTGGAATTTAATGTTGGATATGGAAAGTGGGTCCCATCCTTGGACACGTGTCCTTGCTTGGTGGAGGTGCACGGTGGTTCCGGTGAAGTGGAGAGGGAGGTGATAGGCGGAGATAAGGCGGGTGAGGTGGAGGAGTTGGTTTAAATGGCCTTGTGCTGGTAGTGGTATCATTACTACAGCCACTTCATGATTGCTAAGTTTGGCCAttgaagagatttttttttttttttttttaatagcacTTGTTGGTGAATTATTGTATATATGTAATATTGGGATGGGTGTATTTATTGACAGGTAGCGGTCCTTTGCTATTGACAAGTTGTGAAAAATGAAAATGTCAGTGGGAATTTCCTAGGAACATAAGTAGTGGCTTGTGTTTTGACGGAAAGGTAGTTGTGCCACACTAATTTTGATCACAATGGCTAAAATAAGGGTCTTTTAATAAATTCACATGGGTATTTAAgttaaatttaataatttatgcttaatCTATGTAATTTCTACCCTTTCCTCCCAAagttcattaattaaaaatttacATGGAATCATCTCTCATCAATTCAATTTTGAGGTTTTTTCAAAAATGTTATGGTGATCTTTTTATAGATGTGACCAAACTTGGGCCAAATTAGTGTGGTAGtttagcagttttttttttttttttttactttgccaCCTAATGTCTAATACTGTAATTGTATTGGAGTTCAAATTTATTAGAATTTATGTTGCGTAAGGACCATCAATGCGCGAAGTGTTCATTTCTACCTGTAGTAAAGATCAAATATTCACTTTGTCCCGTATTAGTTGTCCTGTTTCGTTATTGGAGTCGAGTTGACTAATTTTTGATATTAAATTTAATTAAATCAATTGAATATTTCAAAAGTATAATTTAGATATCTAAAAATTACATGAAAATTACTACAAGTTGCAAATTTTCTCATATAATATGCTGAAAAAATTATATATCAAAATGTCGGTAAAAGATTATATAActtgacttaaaaaaaaaaaaagagaaaagagaaaaTGGACCAATAAAATGGGATGAAGGGAGTACGAGATTTCTACTTATATCTTACTCATCCACCTAAGTTCTATTGACTTTTTCTAATTTGGAACAAAACGGCATGTTAAAACTGAATAAACATTGAATTTGCCTTTCCAATGTATTGGGTCAAACGTAAGTGGTGACATAAGCTCAC is drawn from Lycium barbarum isolate Lr01 chromosome 8, ASM1917538v2, whole genome shotgun sequence and contains these coding sequences:
- the LOC132607414 gene encoding zeatin O-glucosyltransferase-like; the protein is MAKLSNHEVAVVMIPLPAQGHLNQLLHLTRLISAYHLPLHFTGTTVHLHQARTRVQGWDPLSISNIKFHELPTPCYENPPPNPNSTTKFPSQLMPTLRATCHLRHPITSLLRELSCSNKRVIVIYDSLIAWVLQDAPNIANVECYSFRSASAFTYHSWDKSTEYEFVKNLPSMEDCLTQEFLEYTKVQTEFREMVNSGDLYNSCYEIEGLYLDLLSKGKIASHKQWAVGPLNPLKPFAKKESRKPSICIDWLDKQEPNSVIFVSFGTTTSLSDEEIKELAIGLEKSQQKFIWVLRDADTCDIFNGKSRKVELPKGYEERVGKRGLIVRDWAPQLEILGHVSTGGFMSHCGWNSCMESTSMGVPIIAWPMHSDQPINAYLVTVVLKIGVVLKDWAKRDELVSSVEVEKCVKRLMGSEEGDVMRKKAMELSKSVVNGGGSGKEMDSFIAHITR